In one window of Ruminococcus hominis DNA:
- a CDS encoding GIY-YIG nuclease family protein, which yields MNDKKGVIYILTNPSFPDYVKIGYADNIDKRLKQLNRSECIPFAFRVYATYEVNSRLSDLKLHAIIDKLNPDLRSVDEFNGQKRVREFYAMKPEEAYAILEAMAEIHDCKENLKLVVPSDVEAQEEQLAQEIDTESHEKAENFSFAKCQIYVGEEIEYYDDPSIKCKVVGDRKVEYQGKEMSLTAAAKLISGKKYSIAGPRFFKYKGEWLNDIRARIGF from the coding sequence ATGAATGACAAAAAAGGTGTAATATATATTCTCACAAATCCTTCTTTTCCAGATTATGTGAAAATAGGATATGCAGATAATATAGATAAACGATTGAAACAATTGAATCGCAGCGAATGTATTCCATTCGCATTCCGAGTATATGCGACATACGAAGTGAATTCAAGATTGTCAGATTTGAAGTTACATGCGATTATTGATAAGTTGAATCCTGATTTACGTTCTGTTGATGAATTTAATGGTCAGAAAAGAGTGCGTGAATTCTACGCAATGAAGCCAGAAGAAGCATACGCAATTTTGGAGGCAATGGCAGAAATTCACGATTGCAAGGAGAATCTGAAATTAGTTGTTCCAAGTGATGTAGAAGCACAGGAGGAACAGTTGGCACAGGAAATTGACACAGAGAGCCATGAAAAAGCGGAGAATTTTTCATTTGCAAAATGTCAGATTTATGTTGGAGAAGAAATTGAATATTATGATGATCCAAGTATTAAGTGCAAGGTTGTTGGGGACAGAAAAGTGGAGTATCAAGGAAAAGAAATGTCGTTGACGGCTGCTGCAAAACTCATATCTGGAAAGAAATATTCGATTGCAGGTCCGAGATTTTTTAAATATAAAGGCGAGTGGTTAAATGATATTAGGGCTCGTATAGGATTTTAA